One genomic window of Enoplosus armatus isolate fEnoArm2 chromosome 19, fEnoArm2.hap1, whole genome shotgun sequence includes the following:
- the slc35a1 gene encoding CMP-sialic acid transporter, whose protein sequence is MAGENVSVIFKVYCLAVMTLVAATYTVALRYTRTISTGDLYFSTTAVCITEVIKLILSLGMLMKETGSPIRMKNILVEHVFRSPKELLKLSVPSIVYAIQNNMAFLALSNLDAAVYQVTYQLKIPCTALCTVLMLSRSLSRLQWFSVFTLCAGVTFVQWKPAEATKVQIEQNPFVGFIAIAIAVLCSGFAGVYFEKVLKSSDTSLWVRNIQMYLSGIVVTLIGVYLNDGNNVLEKGFFFGYTPWVFFVVFLASMGGLYTSVVVKYTDNIMKGFSAAAAIVLSTVASVVLFGLQITITFASGTILVCVSIYLYGLPKQDTSKLSLQDTDKESKQKLINV, encoded by the exons ATGGCCGGCG aAAATGTGAGTGTGATCTTTAAAGTGTACTGCCTGGCAGTGATGACCCTGGTGGCAGCCACATACACAGTGGCATTACGGTACACACGGACCATCTCAACAGGAGACTTGTACTTCTCCACCACTGCAGTGTGCATCACTGAGGTCATTAAATTAATACTGAGCCTGGGGATGCTGATGAA AGAAACAGGAAGCCCCATCAGAATGAAGAACATCTTAGTGGAACATGTGTTCCGCAGCCCAAAAGAACTGCTGAAGCTGAGCGTGCCCTCGATAGTTTATGCTATTCAGAATAACATGGCCTTTCTTGCTTTGAGTAACCTCGATGCAGCAGTTTATCAG GTGACCTATCAGCTGAAGATCCCATGCACGGCCTTGTGCACAGTCCTCATGCTGAGCCGCTCTCTCAGCCGGCTGCAGTGGTTCTCTGTCTTCACGCTCTGCGCAGGCGTAACCTTCGTCCAATGGAAGCCTGCAGAGGCCACCAAAGTTCAG ATTGAGCAAAATCCTTTTGTTGGGTTCATTGCCATCGCTATTGCTGTGCTTTGCTCTGGATTTGCAG GCGTTTACTTTGAGAAGGTGTTGAAGAGCTCGGACACGTCTCTGTGGGTGAGAAACATCCAGATGTACCTCTCCGGCATCGTGGTCACCCTGATCGGTGTTTACCTGAACGATGGCAATAACGTCCTGGAGAAAGGCTTCTTCTTCGGTTATACACCCTGGGTGTTCTTTGTAGTAT TCTTGGCCAGTATGGGCGGTCTGTACACGTCGGTGGTGGTAAAGTACACAGACAACATCATGAAGggcttctctgctgcagccgcCATTGTTCTCTCAACTGTGGCATCGGTCGTCTTGTTTGGACTACAGATAA CAATCACGTTTGCCTCTGGAACCATCCtggtgtgtgtttccatctACCTATATGGACTTCCAAAGCAAGACACATCCAAGCTGAGCCTGCAAGACACAGACAAGGAATCCAAACAGAAACTGATCAATGTGTGA
- the LOC139302386 gene encoding protein yippee-like 5: MGRIFLDHIGGTRLFSCANCDTILTNRAELISTRFTGATGRAFLFNKVVNLQHSEVQDRVMLTGRHMVRDVSCKNCNSKLGWMYEFATEESQRYKEGRVILERALVRESEGFEHVPSDNS; the protein is encoded by the exons ATGGGGCGGATCTTCTTGGATCACATTGGTGGGACTCGCCTCTTCTCCTGCGCCAACTGTGACACCATTCTGACCAACCGAGCTGAGCTCATCTCCACGCGCTTCACTGGAGCCACTGGCCGAGCTTTCCTGTTCAACAAG GTTGTGAATCTGCAGCACAGCGAGGTGCAGGACAGAGTGATGCTGACGGGAAGACACATGGTGCGGGACGTCAGCTGCAAGAACTGCAACAGCAAGCTGGGCTGGATGTACGAGTTTGCCACCGAGGAAAGCCAGCGCTACAAGGAGGGCCGTGTCATCCTGGAGAGGGCACTGGTTAGGGAGAGCGAAGGCTTCGAGCACGTTCCCTCCGACAACTCCTGA